The DNA sequence AGCCCATGAGTCCGATACCGGAGTTCATGATCTTATCCAGTTCGCTGAGCTTGAAGGAACCGAACAGCATCATGACAAACAGAGCAGCCAGAGCACCCAGCGGAAGTCCGCCGCCCAGCAGCTGAATCGCGAAGGCCGCGACAGCGCCGACAATGGCACCCCACTGTCCCATGGTCAGTCCACTCTTGGAAAGATCCTCTTCCTTAACTTCTGTGATTTGGACATCGGCATAATTGCGATCTCCGCGGTAGCTGAAGAAAACGGCAATCAGAAGACCCAATACCATACCCAGTCCAGGAACCAGAGTCGCCTTCCAGACATCCATCTGGTTGAAAGGTACTCCGGCTTCTGTCATCGCCTTGGAGACGATGCCATGGAAGATCAGGCCGAACCCAACCGGCAGCATAACATAAGGGGCTTTCAGACCAAACGTCAGGGCGCAGGCAGCGGCGCGACGGTCCAGCTTCATTTTATTGAAGAACAGCAGCAGCGGTGGAATCAGGATCGGAATAAAGGCAATGTGCACCGGAATCAGGTTCTGGGACAGCGAGGAAACACCGGCCAGCAGAAGCAGGAAAATCCACTTGCGCTTAAACTCAATTTTAGACAGTTTTCGTACTAAAAGATCCGCAACGCCGGTGTGGGCAATGGCCATGGCCATGGCTCCCAGCAGAATATAGGATAGAGCAGTTTCAGAAGATCCGCCCATTCCGCCGATCAGATTTTTCATGATATCTGGAATCGGCATGCCGGCAAGAAGACCGGCAACGAGTGCGGAAAGCAGAATTGCGATAAGAACGTTGACTTTGACCAGACACAATACAATCATGACTATAACTGATATGAGCACAGGATTTGTTAGCATGTGAGTTTCCCCCATAAATAAATATTTTGGTGATGCTTGAACAATAAGGTCTGTGGTCGTTTTTTTCTTTTGATGTAAAACCGGATGTCATTTGGATCTTGCTGCAATGCAGGTTCTGATAGCCGGATGGAGAGCACCGGGTGTAACGGGCCGGCGCTCTTCATTCGGAGGTCTGCTTATTCCTGGATCAGGTCCTGAATCTGCTGCTCAACCTTTTCATTGACAAGGTAAGGCAGCGTGATGTGGTCGTGGCCTGCCATGATCTCATTGTATTCCATGGACGTGGTCATGGCGTTTTCATTGCGTGCCCATGCACGTCTTGCCACACCACCCATTACGTCCCATGGCATAGCCGATTTCAATACTTCGTCGATTCGGGCTGAACCATCCAGTACGCAGCCAAAGCCGCCGTTGATTGATTTTCCGATTCCGACTCCTCCCCCGTTATGCAATGCGATCAGGCTCATGCCGCGCGCAGCGTTTCCGGCAAAGATCTGTGTTGCCTGGTCAGCCATGATGTTCGATCCATCCTTGATATTGGATGTTTCGCGGAATGGCGAATCCGTTCCGCCGGTATCGTGGTGGTCGCGGCCGAGCATAACCGGTCCGATTTCACCATTGCGTACCATTTCGTTGAACTTCAAGGCGATATCCCGGCGGCCAAGAGCATCGGAGTAGAGAATCCGAGCCTGGGTGCCGACAACCAGCTTGTTCTTCTCCGCATCGCGGATCCAGACCCAGTTGTCACGATCCTGATAGCGGCGATCCGGATCAATGACTTCCATGGCGGCCATATCCGTTTTTCTGAGATCTTCCGGCTTGCCGGAGAGACACACCCAGCGGAAGGGGCCATATCCAAAGTCAAACAGTCGAGGTCCAAGAATATCTTCCACATAGGATGGCCAGATAAAGCCGTCTTTGTCGTCAATTCCATTCTTTGAAATTTCCATGACGCCTGCATCGTAGATTGCTTTCATGAAGGAGTTGCCATAGTCGAAGAAATACGTTCCGCGGGCAGTCAGAGTTTTGATTGCCTCATAATGTTTCTTCAGCGTCTCATCTACCAGCCCATGGAATTTCTCAGGATCCTCAGCCAACAGTCTGGTGCGTTCTTCAAAAGTTATTCCTGACGGGCAGTAACCTCCGGTGTAGGGTTCATGGCAGGAAGTCTGGTCACTGAGCAGGTCAATGCCGATGTTCTTATCAATGGCATAATACAGCAGATCTACAATGTTTCCATGGAAAGCGATGGATTTGGGTTCTTTGGCTTCCATCGCGGCATAGGCGACCCGGAAGGCTTCTTCGGGTGTCTCCACAACCTGTCCGACCCAACCCTGACTATGACGGGTTGTGATCCGGGAAGCATCAACTTCTGCAATAATACCTACTCCACCGGCGATCTCGACGGCTTTTCCCTGAGCACCACTCATTCCTCCCAGACCGGAGGTGATGAACAGCTTGCCAGCAAGGTTGCCTTCATTGGGAATGCCAAGCACCAGACGTCCGGCGTTAAGCAGCGTGTTGTAGGTTCCATGGACGATTCCCTGAGGTCCGATATACATCCAGCCTCCGGCAGTCATCTGTCCATAGTTCGCTACGCCAAGCGCCTGTGCCCGGTTGTAGTTTTCCAGATCATCGTACATTCCGATCATGAGACCGTTGGTAATAATGACTCTGGGTGCTTCCGGGCGGCTATGGAACAGTCCGACCGGGTGTCCCGAGTAGAGAACCAGGGTTTTATTTTCATCGAGCTGTTCCAGATATTTCTTGATCAGCTGATACTGCATCCAGTTCTGGCAAACAGAACCTGTTTCTCCGTAGGTTACCAGTTCATACGGGTAGAGTGCCACTTCAAAGTCAAGGTTATTGTCAATCATGACCTGGAAGGCTTTTCCTTCAATACAGTTGGATTTGTACTCATCGATGGACTTTCCGTACAAAGCCTCCTTTGGCATGTAGCGATAGCCGTAGATTTTCCCCTTTTCTTCCAGTTCCTGATAAAATTCCTTGGCCATTGCCTCATGATGCTGTTCAGGAATGTAGCGCAGCGCATTCTTCACCGCCAGCAGCTTGTCCGCTTTTGACAGGTTGACAGTCCGCTTGGGTGCACGCCGGATCCCTTCTTTGAATACGGGATATTCCGGTAACGCATCATCCAGACGAATGGTCATCGCATTCTTGATTTGATCGTTGCTCAGATTCATGGGTTCCTCCTTCATTTTTTGCCCGGTTCCGGGAGAATTTTGTTCATTCACCATCATTGTAAAGGATTATCATCATTTTTGCGTCATTTTTCAGGATGCTTCTTAAACATTTACACCGTAAAATCCATAATTTTTTAACAAGTTTATTGTTATTTCCTTAACATCGTCAGTTTTTCTGACGAACGCGCACGGCCTGGGACAATTGGCGAATCAGTTCCTCTTCTCCCTTCCGATGATCTGCTCTGTGATAAATCTGAGCGTTGACGAGATGGGTTCTGGCCTTTCGGCTGTCTTTGCATGAGACGGCAATTAATCCGAGAATTGCTTCCGTTGCCGGCCGTTTCCAATGAGTTCCCAGGATCTGGTATTCAGTCAGTGCTTTTTCGAGAATCCCGGCGGCTTCATCAATTCGGTCGTTCTCCCACAGGAATCGTCCATAATCCGCGTAGAGAATATCCAGACACTTATGGAGTTTCCCGTTCACCAGACCAATGGATTCCTGATAAGCGGCATCCGCTCCCGACAGATCCCCCAGGGTCTTGCGGATATGTCCGATGTAATTCAGTGTACCGGCTCTGGCAAGGAAACCGGTTTTCCGATACCAGGACTGTTTCAGAATATCATCTGCCTGGATCAATTTTTCCAGACCCGCTTCCAGATTGCCGATATTGTATTCATACAGCCCGGACAAGCGAAGAACTTCTGCACGCTTCCTCTGATCCGTCCCCCATTCCATCCGCTCGTTCAGTTCTTCCGCCAGTTTGATATAGCGCCCCATCAGGTCCATATCATCTTTTTGAATGCCATAATGAACCACTTCGATGTACCCTTTCAACAGGTATTCCGGATCATTGGCAAACTTGGAGCGGCGAATCACCTCATGGATCAGTTTAATTCCGTCTTCCCTTTTTCCACCGGCGATTAAGTGCCGGCCCATCAGGTAATTGGAAATCAATTCCATTTTAACGGCATCGGGCCCGCTGGAAGACTCGCAATATTCATTCACCTGCTGCACCAGCGTTTTCAGCTGATCATCATACTGACGGCTGTTTTGGTGGAAATGTTCCGGCAGATCATCCGGTTCAATGTCGGTGGGGTACATCTGATCGAACAGGTTCAAGGTTTGCTCGACTTCGCGCAGATGGTGATACAGAAATTTTCCCGTATGCCGGGCCATTTTCCAATGCATAGCCTGATACTGCGATTCCTGTCGGCGCGACAGATTCAGTCCGGCCGTATTTCCCGCAGCCAGTTCATGAAGATGTGTTCGATAAAAGCCTGGAAGCTGATCATACAGCCACTTTTGCAGTGGGGGGTACTTAATTCGAAGCAGTTCGTTTTCTTCTGACAGCAAGCCTCGCATTAAAAGACTGCGCAATATTTTCATCAGGGAGCCCGGTTCCTGGGTATGGATTCTTAGCATCTGCGGAGTAAAACCTGTGGTGTAAATGGAGCAAGCCTCCAACAGGCTCTTCTCCTCTTCGGAAAGTCCGGCAGTAAGCCGCAGAAACAGTCGCTCCGCCTGGCCGGTGGGGTTCAAATATTCTCTGGCCAGCAGCAGGTTTCCCTGACTGTGTTCATAAACCTCTTCAAAGCGATCTTCACTCCAGACGCGATTATCCTTCTCCACGCAGCTTTGAAGATAATGATGCAGTTCCGCCCGTGACAATAACGGAACTTCGATCTGACTCAAATTGTCGTTTTGAACCAGCAGGGCTATGCTGTCATTTCGTCGGAGAAATTCGCGAGTGGCTTCCAGAATGAAAAAGACCCGATTCTGACTGGATGATAAAAAATCCGTCAGATAGATCAGGCTCTTATTATCGATATATTCTAGATTCTCAATCACGCAGATCAGTGGTTTCTCCGGCAGATGGAGCAGAAGCTTGCGAAAGTCTTCCTGCGCTTTCCCTTGGAATTCTCTCGCCCATTTAAGCAGAAACCCCTCTGGGATTTTCTGATTCGGGCTGTCCAGTCGGATCGAAACAGTCTTTAGATTTAACGGGCCCAGGAAGGACTGAATCAAATCGGTCCGTCCGGAGCCTGGCTCGCCGAAGATGACGACATGTCTCAGACTGGATCCATTCAGAAAGCTTTGGTATTCCTGAGTTAAATTCATTAAAAGACGGGAGCTCTGAAAGCCGGTCACCGGATTCACTTCTGTCTGAACCTTGCGGAATTGAATGAAATCCGCCAGCTTCAAAGTTTCAGGCTCGGGCTCGACCACCAGTTCATCCTTCAGGAGATCCTTCATCCGCTTAAACACAGCCATTGCGTCATTATACTGCTGATTATCCGCATAGTACTGCATTAAGATCCGCAGCGTGTCCTCATCATACGGTTCCGTTTCCAAAATCTGGCGGGCGATGGCTACAATCTCCGGACCGCGTCCCGACTGCTGGACCCGCAGCAGCTGAGCCCGGAGATTGTTCAGCAAAATATTCTGATAAGCGTTCCGGATGGAAAGCAACCAGGATTCATACACCGGGTTGTTTTTCAGGTCTTTGTTCTGCATGAAGATTTGGGATGGATAATCTCTATATTCACCTTTCGCATGGGCTTCCACCAGTTCATCCACGTCCTTGAACAGCAGAATATTCCTGTCCAGCAGGATCTTATCCCGTGTTGAAGCGCTGAACAGATCGAATCCCAGAATCTGACGAATTTCATAGAGACTGTTTCGAAGAGAAGATTTCCCTTTATTCGAATCATGCATCGGCCAAAAAACTGACGCTACTTCATCGCGGTCGACCTCCTCCTGAAACAGAAGATAGAACAGTAGTGCCTCCAACTTGTTCTTTCCCAATGTTTTTTCCTTCTGTTCCACCCAAAGCCTGGGCTCACCGAGGAAATTGACATCTACTTGCATATGTCTCCCCCTATCGTCATTTTTCATTTTTATCTTACACCAATGCTTCGATTTTGCCTATCACCAATGGAAGGAGGTGCTTGGGAATCCAAGTTCCTGTTATAATGAATATGATTTTCATTCATTCACATAAAGGAGACTTCTATGAATCATCCAACTAGATTTGATGCCATTTGTCATTTAATGGAAGAGTATGGTGCCGATCAGCTGATCATATCGGATCCATCCACGATCTTTTATCTTACGGGCAGATGGTTCTCACCCGGCGAACGTCTGCTGGTTCTGCTGATCTCGCGCAGGGGCGATACTATGCTGTTCAACAACGAACTGTTCCCTTTGCCCGAAGATGTTGGCCTTCCGGTTGTATGGTATAAGGATACGGATGATTATCTGTCCCGCCTGGCTGGCGCACTGGACGGAGAAGTCATTGCCGTGGACAAAACCTGGCCGGCTCGTTTCCTGCTTCCTCTGATGTCACTATATCCGGCTGCCCGATACATTGTTGCCTCGCCCATCGCCGATGGTGCCCGGCTGTTAAAAGACCCTTCCGAGCAGGTAGCCATGCACGCCGCCTCCAATCTGAACGACAGTGCCATGCATCTGCTGGCCGAGGAAGTCACAGATGGCGTAACGGAAAAGCAGCTTGCCAGAAGACTCATGGAGATTTATGCGGAGCTTGGGTGCGACGGCCCCTCTTTCACTCCGATTGTCGCCTTCGGGGCAAACGGAGCAGATCCTCACCACGAAACGGATGACTCGGTGATTCAGCCCGGAGATACTGTCATTTTCGATATTGGCTGTAAAAAAGATTCCTACAGCTCTGATATGACCAGAACCTATTTCTTCCGGGAAGTTCCCGAAGAAGCCAGCCGAGTTTATGAAATTGTCCGGCAGGCGAATGAACGTGCCATTGCCCAGGCCAGACCCGGCAATCGATTTTCCGATGTGGATCGGGCAGCCCGAGATTTTATTACAGCTCAAGGCTACGGCCCCTACTTCACGCACCGCACCGGTCACGGCATCGGTATTGATGTTCATGAGCCGGAGGATGTCTCCGGGATCAACGATCATCTTCTCAAACCTGGGATGATTTTCTCCATTGAACCCGGAATCTATATTCCTGGAAAATTCGGTGTACGAATTGAGGATCTCGTACTGATCACGGAGCACGGCTGCGAGGTGCTCAACGAAATCAGCAAGGACCTGACGGTTCTCCCAGCGGCCGAGTAGATTCGAAAAATCCAAAAAGATCCCCATCGGATTATAGGTCATGAGTCAAAATAAAAAGTCATCCTGAACCAAGCAGTGAATGCTTCCCGTCCGGCGGACGGTGAGATCAGGATGACTTTTTTTATTGTCCCCGTAAAGATTGTCTCTCCGGTCTGGTTCAATTCAAGGGAAGCCGTTGTCTTGAGCGGCTCCCTGTTATCCGATCAGATATCCAGTCATTGAGATCGAGCCCAGTTCACAGGACTCGTTGAAGCATTGGACTGCGTCGGAGTGATCGGCAGCCCCCAAAACATAGAGCAGGGGATAAAAATGATCCGGCGTCGGAACGGCCAGCACCGCGGAGGGACCCAGTGCTTTATAATCAGCGATCTGTTCAAACTGCCCTGCCTGGATCATTGCCTTGATTGTGCCGTCAAATTCGTACGCCCAATCGTACCCGCCTGTGGAGTTCCAGTCAATGCGGCGCAGATTGTGAACGATGTTTCCGCTGCCGATGATGAGTATCCCTTCATCTCTCAGCGGTGCCAGTTCATGACCAAGGCCAAGATGGAATGATCCCGTCTGCGTTCCGTCAATGGATAACTGCACAATGGGGATATCCGCATGGGGGAACATCCATTTCAGCACCGACCAGGTTCCATGATCGATTCCCCAGTCCTCGTTGAAACTGACCGTGTCGCCCAACAGTTCTTTCACCCGCTCAGCCAGCACCGGAGATCCCGGTGCTGGATATCTGACTTGATACAGTTCGGGTGGAAAGCCGTACATATCATAGATTTGCTCCGGAGTTTCTTTTGGATTGATTCTTGTGCCTTTGGTATACCAGTGGGCAGACACACACAGGATCGCTTTCGGCTTCAGTTGGCTTCCCAGGCGAATCCATTCCTCCTTGAAGGGATTATCATTGACCGCGTTCATCGGAGATCCGTGTCCGACAAACAAAACTGGCATTTTCATTTTTTATACTCCTTTCATTCGCTGGATCAGAAGACACTTCCGAATCCCCGCGTGCCTTGGTCAGATGGCCGATGTGTATGGAATGAGCCTGACTCCTGTTCCGTGAGAGCAGATGTTTGCTCAACTATTTACAAAACTGTTTGGTTTCACGAATTTCCTGAAGCAGGCTCCCAATGATGTGATTCCTTCTTTAAACTTCAAACTCCTTTGGCAGCTCCGCCCGGAATGGTCCTGTCAGCTTTACCGGTCCGCCCAGAAACAGTTTATTATCCGCCGTCCCTGAAACAGCCAGAATTCCACCGGGTTCGTTGAATTGGATCCTCCACTCCCCAGGATCAGCTTGTTTCAGCCAGGAAGCCAATGCACAGCTGCCTGAGCCGCAGGATGACTCCCAGATATAGGTATCTGTGGATTTTACCCATACCAGTGGGGTCATGAAGTTTTCCGCGGAATCATAGTACATGATGCCAATGGCATCACTGTCGCAGTGCTGTGCCAGTTCCCGAATCAGAGCTTCGGCCGCCGGTTTATCGATGGCTTTGTCAATGACCAGTGCATGAGAGATTCCCTCCATCATTACCAGAGGAATCCGACCGTAGCTGCTGGTCTCCACCAAGTCCATGGATCGAATGGCCGGCATCTGAATCTGTGCAGTCTGCTCAGTCGGATCAGCCATTACCTCCAGCACATCGGCTGCTCCCGAGATTCGGATCCCGACTTTCTTCGCGCCATTCTTTTCCGCTCCGGAGTCTGTCCGGGAGACTGTAAACAAGCCAAAGCTTCGAGCGGCATTCCCACAAAATTCGCCCCCCATCATTTCCAAATGACCGGCGCAATCGGCACACTCTTCCATGAAACCGATCTGTTCCAGCTGATGATCATTGTTTTCCAGTAGAAATGTTGAGATGTCGCGATACATTGACCTGGGCAGAACGGTCTGAACCAACCCTGTCATATTCCCTGCAGGATCTGCCACATAGTAGGTGATTTCCATACGTCCTCCTAGAGTAACTATTGATGATTTTCTAATTCAACTTCACTATTTAAACTTTCTTATTGAAGATTCCCTATTGAAAATTCCCTGTTAAATAGATGTTTCGTTCCAAATGTGCCTGGAACTGTCCGGATGGACACCATGTTACATTCTTGAACCCGGATGCTTCTGCCTTTTCAGCGGGAATACGAGTAGTCAGTCTCAGTCCCTAATCATACTGATTCCTGACTTCACGTTTGATTGAACTACTGGTTGAACCCTGCTTGAGTCCTGGATGGGGTCCTGAGCCTACCCTTTGATTTCCCAGATAAACTCGGCAGAATCCGAAACCGAGATGTCCTGAGGTTCGATGGAAGGAGCCATAGCCCGGTCCATAAGCATTTCTTGCTTGGCCATGTAGGTTGTATTGGAATAGAAGTGGATATCACTCCAGGTATAGTCAATTTCTATCAGTTCTCCCAATTCCACACCGGACGCTCGAGCCAGTACCAGAGCCTTGGATCTGGCATTCTGGGCTGCCTGGATTAAAACTTCATCAATGACGGCATTGCGGTCTTTGATGGAAAACCGGATATCCAGATGGGGATTTGTTCTGCTTTGTGCCACTGCGCTCAAAACAGTGGTAAGGCGTTCCTGTTCCCAGTCAAATTCAAGCTGCAAGCCATGTGAGATCCGGTAACCTTCAAAAATCTGAATATAATTATCCCTGCTGTCCCGTTCGGACCGGTATTGGGTGGTGACATCGAACGTAGTAGTCTTTAGCTGATCCGGTTCGAACCCCGCATTTTTCAGTGTATTTTTCAGTTGATCCACAGAAACAGCTGCCTGGTTCATGGCTTCCTGATAACTTAGATCCAAAGATTCGAGCATGAGATCAAGAATCACCTGATCCGGTTTTCTGCTAACCTGGCCTGTTCCTTTGACAGTGATTTTACGATCCATCGTGTCCACTCCTTGTATTTGATACGATCTTTTCTTCATTATAGTCGATCTTTCAGGATTCAGGTAAAAATAAAGAAGATTCGGCGATGCCGGATCTTCTTTATTCATATACTCTCATTAAATGATCCAATGACTATTAAATCTTTCATCGTACAATCCATCATGGAGAGATCGTGGCCTGTACTGACTTTCGCCGATCGCCCTCAGTCCTTGACTATGACAATATTGTCTCGACAATTTCCTCCACCGTAATGCCGTATATTGATCCTTCCAGTGCATTAGTTCGCATGGCATCCAGCAGAGCTTCTCGCTCCAGCGGCATCCCTGTCATTACCTGTTCCAGCCGTTCCACTTGTTCATTTCCAAAAAAATCACCGCAGAGCTTTGCATGCCTGATCCGGCTTTTTTCAAATTCCAACTGAATGGTAATTTTACCGCCGGCGAACCGCCCTGTCCTGGTCAAAGTAAACTTGGGATTGGCTCCGAAACGAAAAACGTCCGAGCGAAATTTCTCATCAGCCAGCTGCTGGATCTGCCGGCGTTCCTCCCCGGAAAGTTCGTAGGTACTGGTACTCCCGTTCATCATGTACTTCACCATATGCTGTTTAAACGCTTCCGGTTCCATAGCAAAGTCCAGGTGATCCTGAATGTTGGTGACCCGGTCACGAACCGATTTGATGCTCTTTGACAGAATCTTGTGAGGGTCAACCTGCGTACTCCGAACCATTTCCTCAATATTTGTCGAAAACAGCGTGGAACCATGGTGAACGGTACATCCATTCAACTTGAACTGGGCATTGCCTGAAAATTTACGTCCTTTGATTACAAGGTCATTGCGCCCGTTGAATTCACAAGGAACATTCAGTTCGTGCAGCGCTTCAATTACCGGTTTGATATAATCCTGAAACTGGATGTCATTCCCCTGGCTATAATCAATAAAGCTGAACTGCCATCCCCCCAGATCGGTATAGATGGTTCCGCCGCCGCTCAGGCGTCTCACTACCTGGATCTCCTTCTCTCTGGCATACTCCAGATCGATCTCTTCGAAAGTATTCTGGTATTTCCCGATCATCAGGGTTGGCTCCGTCCGCCAGAACAGAAAGACAGTATCCTCCAGTTTTTTTTCACTGGCAAAGTAATATTCTGTCGCAAAATTAAAGTATACATCGGTCGAGCCGGTTTCCACATATATCATTCGCTGATCCTGCTTTCCTGCTTTGCGCAAACCAGGGCTTCCTGAGCCCGATAGGAGGATCGAACCAGCGGGCTGGAAGCGACATACCGGAAGCCCATCGCCGTCGCTTCCGCTTTCAACCGGTCAAATCCGGCGGGTTCGACAAAGCGATCCAGCGGCCAGTGCTCCGCGGAAGGCTGAAGGTATTGACTGATTGTCAGAATATCACAGCCGGTTGAACGGACATCCTTCATCAGTTCGCTGATTTCCAGATCGGTTTCACCCAGACCAATCATAAAACCGGTTTTCGTCAGAATATGAGGTGCGATGGCTTTGCTGTCAGCCAGGATCTGAAGAGATCTCTGGTACTTAGCCTGTGGCCTGATCTTCGGATACAGACGGGCAGCCATTTCCACATTATGGTTTAATACATCCGGTTTGGAATCCAATAGGACGGCCAAGGCTTCCCGATTTCCCAGCAGATCTGAAATCAAGACTTCGGTGGTAACGCCGGGACAGCGTTTCTTGACCTGACGAACTGTTTCAGCCATATGAGCCGCTCCCCCGTCCGGCAGGTCATCCCTGGTTACCTGGGTAATCACGACATGCTCCAGTCCCAGTCGTTCCACCGCTTCTGCCAGATGCAGCGGTTCATCTGGATCCAGTAGGTGAGGCTTGCCGGAGGTAACGTTGCAAAATCGACAGTTTCTGGTGCACTGACTGCCCATAATCATAAAGGTGGCCGTTTTCTTTGAATAGCATTCGCCCAAATTGGGACAATTCGCTTCCTTGCAGACAGTATTGAGCTTCATATCGCGCATCAGTAAGGCAACTTCTTCCACAGCCTCATTGTTAAAAGATACCTTCAGCCACTCCGGTTTTTTTCGCTGCATGGCTACTCGACCTCTGCCAGGATATCGCCCACCTGAACTTCATCGCCTTCTTCCACCAGCTGACACTTCATTGTCCCATCCCAATCAGCTTCAATCTGATTCACAACCTTATCGGTCTCAACCTCAAAAATCGGCTCTCCCTTGACAAAGGCTTCCCCAGGTTCTTTCAGCCAGGCAGCCAGAACCCCTTTCGTCATTTCAGGTCTTAGCTGGGCATCGTTAATTGCTTTTTCATCATGAAATCCTCCTGTGAATTTGAGTTGTATTTTTGAGTGTCATCACGACTGATCGAACAATCCTGGTCAGATTCCTTCTCATGGATCCGAACGGACTGATCGGAATTGCAGAACGGTCAAGGTTCTGCGAATCAGATCATCCAGGGGACGAGTTCCTCGTATCCGGTACCGTCCAACGCTTTGAGCAAATCAGCCGGATGAAGCCTGCTTCCTTCCAGCCGCTGAGCCAGCCTGTCAGGGTCCGGCGACTGCCAGCGCGCAATGCGGCCATTCTTCGCCTCATATTCTGCCAGGATATCTTGTCCCTGAATTTGCAGGTTCCGACTAAAGCCATAACCAGGATTCCGGCCAAAGGTCCATTCCCAATTCTCATACTTTTCTTTGGCCAGCTGTTGAATGATCCTCTGCTCCTGCGGCATCAAGACTGCTTCTGTGACTGAAAAATGCTGTTTCAGAGCCGTCAGCAGCTGTTCTTGAAACGTTTCGACGGGTTGATCCCCAGCAAGGTACTTCTGAATATTGGTCACGAGCCAGGGGACGGATGGCGTTCCCCTGGAAGAAAAATATCTGCGGTGTCCATTGGCCAGTCGGGCCAGCCGGTTCAGATCCGTATCATAGAGAAGCGTTCCATGGTGGAGCGTCCGATGACCGGAGCAGCGCTGAGCGCTTCCTGATATTTTTTTGCCGCCGATGCCCAGACCGTTCCCGGGAATCAGCTCGGCCGGGACTCCCATGGATTGTAAAACATGTATCATTGGTTCCAGAAAAGCATCATAGGTTATTATCTGATTGGGATGATTGCGGATGATGGCATAATTGATGTTTCCCGGATCATGGAAGACGGTTCCGCCGCCGGTCATGCGCCGGACGAGCCGTACTCCCTGCCGCTGTGCTTCCTGGATGTCAACTTCGGCAAATATATTCTGGTACCTTCCGCAGACTAACGTGGGCTCATTACGCCAAAGCAGCAGAACTTCATCTTTTATCTGCTCAAAAACATACTCTTCCAGCGCCTGATTAAAGAAGGGATCTCTGCTTTGATTCTCAAAATATAGCATTTGCACCTCCTGTTCGGAATTAATGTCTGAAAAGTATCACTGTCTTAATTATTCTATAACGTGAATAGTTCTCAGGCAAAAATGACTTTGCTTAAATTTTCTCAAAAAAAGTGACTGACAACATGTCAGTCACTTTTTCCTCGTTATTTCTCACTTCTGAAACTCATTTCAAAGAAAAAGAGTCAGAACCTGCCTTCAATCAGGACTTTTAGCTGTGTCAGGTCCTTCGCGATCAGAGGACGTTCGAATCCTCTGTTCCCTCAGGAACACCATATGCCCGGTTTACGGTTTGCAGAAATATGATCCCATTGCCCGGCTCATCAATTTTCAGCTCCTTTCGGATATGATCCACGATCTGATCCGTCCTCTCGACTCTTGACAGAATCAGAACCACTTCTTTTTCG is a window from the Clostridiaceae bacterium HFYG-1003 genome containing:
- a CDS encoding sodium:proton antiporter, producing MLTNPVLISVIVMIVLCLVKVNVLIAILLSALVAGLLAGMPIPDIMKNLIGGMGGSSETALSYILLGAMAMAIAHTGVADLLVRKLSKIEFKRKWIFLLLLAGVSSLSQNLIPVHIAFIPILIPPLLLFFNKMKLDRRAAACALTFGLKAPYVMLPVGFGLIFHGIVSKAMTEAGVPFNQMDVWKATLVPGLGMVLGLLIAVFFSYRGDRNYADVQITEVKEEDLSKSGLTMGQWGAIVGAVAAFAIQLLGGGLPLGALAALFVMMLFGSFKLSELDKIMNSGIGLMGFIAFVMLVAAGYANVLRETGGIPSLVNASVAIMGGSKVISAFIILLIGLVVTMGIGTSFGTIPIVAAIFVPLAAQLGFSPLAIASLIAVAGALGDAGSPASDSTLGPTSGLNADGQHDHIWDTCVPTFLHYNIPLIVFGTFAAAFLL
- a CDS encoding urocanate hydratase, whose protein sequence is MNLSNDQIKNAMTIRLDDALPEYPVFKEGIRRAPKRTVNLSKADKLLAVKNALRYIPEQHHEAMAKEFYQELEEKGKIYGYRYMPKEALYGKSIDEYKSNCIEGKAFQVMIDNNLDFEVALYPYELVTYGETGSVCQNWMQYQLIKKYLEQLDENKTLVLYSGHPVGLFHSRPEAPRVIITNGLMIGMYDDLENYNRAQALGVANYGQMTAGGWMYIGPQGIVHGTYNTLLNAGRLVLGIPNEGNLAGKLFITSGLGGMSGAQGKAVEIAGGVGIIAEVDASRITTRHSQGWVGQVVETPEEAFRVAYAAMEAKEPKSIAFHGNIVDLLYYAIDKNIGIDLLSDQTSCHEPYTGGYCPSGITFEERTRLLAEDPEKFHGLVDETLKKHYEAIKTLTARGTYFFDYGNSFMKAIYDAGVMEISKNGIDDKDGFIWPSYVEDILGPRLFDFGYGPFRWVCLSGKPEDLRKTDMAAMEVIDPDRRYQDRDNWVWIRDAEKNKLVVGTQARILYSDALGRRDIALKFNEMVRNGEIGPVMLGRDHHDTGGTDSPFRETSNIKDGSNIMADQATQIFAGNAARGMSLIALHNGGGVGIGKSINGGFGCVLDGSARIDEVLKSAMPWDVMGGVARRAWARNENAMTTSMEYNEIMAGHDHITLPYLVNEKVEQQIQDLIQE
- a CDS encoding Xaa-Pro peptidase family protein, producing the protein MNHPTRFDAICHLMEEYGADQLIISDPSTIFYLTGRWFSPGERLLVLLISRRGDTMLFNNELFPLPEDVGLPVVWYKDTDDYLSRLAGALDGEVIAVDKTWPARFLLPLMSLYPAARYIVASPIADGARLLKDPSEQVAMHAASNLNDSAMHLLAEEVTDGVTEKQLARRLMEIYAELGCDGPSFTPIVAFGANGADPHHETDDSVIQPGDTVIFDIGCKKDSYSSDMTRTYFFREVPEEASRVYEIVRQANERAIAQARPGNRFSDVDRAARDFITAQGYGPYFTHRTGHGIGIDVHEPEDVSGINDHLLKPGMIFSIEPGIYIPGKFGVRIEDLVLITEHGCEVLNEISKDLTVLPAAE
- the ygiD gene encoding 4,5-DOPA dioxygenase extradiol produces the protein MKMPVLFVGHGSPMNAVNDNPFKEEWIRLGSQLKPKAILCVSAHWYTKGTRINPKETPEQIYDMYGFPPELYQVRYPAPGSPVLAERVKELLGDTVSFNEDWGIDHGTWSVLKWMFPHADIPIVQLSIDGTQTGSFHLGLGHELAPLRDEGILIIGSGNIVHNLRRIDWNSTGGYDWAYEFDGTIKAMIQAGQFEQIADYKALGPSAVLAVPTPDHFYPLLYVLGAADHSDAVQCFNESCELGSISMTGYLIG